A single Glycine soja cultivar W05 chromosome 14, ASM419377v2, whole genome shotgun sequence DNA region contains:
- the LOC114385042 gene encoding probable disease resistance protein At4g27220 → MGDIVVSIVAKLAEYTVDPILHHARYLCCFNNIAGNLPNAKEELELTRNSVKERVEEAIMRTEKIEPAVEKWLKDVEKVLEEVHMLQGRISEVSKSYFRRQFQYFLTKKIARKIEKMAQLNHNSKFEPFSKIPELPGMKYYSSKDFVLFKSRESTYNKLLEALKDKSVSMIGLVGLGGSGKTTLAKEVGKKAEELKLFEKVVMATVSQTPNIKSIQMQIADKLGLKFEEKTEEGRAQRLSERLRTGTTLLILDDVWEKLEFEAIGIPYNENNKGCGVILTTRSREVCISMQCQTIIELNLLAGNEAWDLFKLNANITDDSPYASKGVATKIVDECRGLPIAIVTVGSTLKGKTVKEWELALSRLKDSEPLDIPKGLRSPYGCLGLSYDNLTNELAKSLFLLCSIFPEDHEIDLEDLFRFGKGMGLPGTFGTMEKARREMQIAVSILVDCYLLLQASEKERVKMHDMVRDVALWIASKSGQAILASTGMDPRMLIEDETIKEKRAISLWDLKNGQLLDDDQLNCPSLEILLFHSPEVGFEVSNACFERLKMIKILAFLRFNYTWWTWTTDRTLSLPQSMESLQNLHTLCLRGYELGDISILESLQALEVLDLRGSSFIELPNGIASLKKLKLLDLFNCVIQENNAYEVIGRCMQLNELYLYIPSYANEEFPHNISFSRLERYVLIFKMDPWQLRTGMLEEHRPCRALCINGFNASVQSFISLPIKDFFQKEEYLHLRYLKGGYENVIPSMDPQGMNHLIFLILEYCPEIKCVFDSTNVDLLQTEDAFSSLVILSLSQLDNLEEVFNDPSSRCSLKSLEELSIESCRQLYNISFPKNSKLCHLKFLTIYKCPMLTCIFKPSIVQTLELLEVVRIYGCYELKQIIEEVEEGSVDYVSSQSHTSLMLPKLRTLTIRGCRSLKYIFPMCYAHGLASLEELVIDECNELKYVFGSEKEHDLTVYQHQSHPQTNIHINFLNLETLWLDELPNLVEIWPKYFDPHLPNLKELRCIDCPRLPDSWVRRVMIIDSDLQQDSTATEKELLCLVTTTFNQLSNQVLSSKLGHVLKFRQLGLTGLGVKGLFQFQIREHGSNRELAPLNLDLTRAELRDLPELEFIWKGPTNFLSLQMLELIEVNGCPKLKTIFSPTIVRSLPMLGRLEITDCEELEQIFDSGDAQSLYTCSQQVCFPNLSIIWVEKCNKLKYLFHNFVAGHFHNLIELEIEDCSELQKVFAFECETDDDGQEGIVKDGEKVLLHNLLRIRLSRLPNFKEIHHGFKLKDDVEEYFINDCPKYSPSLYLHTEE, encoded by the exons ATGGGGGATATCGTTGTTTCCATCGTAGCAAAGTTAGCAGAATATACAGTGGACCCAATTTTACACCATGCTCGATACTTGTGTTGTTTCAACAACATTGCTGGGAATCTTCCAAATGCCAAGGAAGAATTGGAATTAACCCGAAACAGTGTGAAGGAACGAGTTGAAGAAGCTATTATGAGGACTGAAAAAATTGAACCAGCAGTTGAGAAGTGGctgaaagatgttgagaaagTCTTAGAAGAAGTGCATATGCTTCAAGGAAGAATTTCGGAAGTAAGCAAGAGCTATTTCAGAAGGCAATTCCAATATTttcttaccaaaaaaatagcaagaaaaattgagaaaatggCTCAACTCAACCACAACAGCAAGTTTGAGCCATTTTCTAAGATTCCCGAACTTCCAGGCATGAAGTACTATTCATCCAAAGATTTTGTTCTTTTCAAATCTAGAGAATCAACTTATAACAAGCTTTTGGAAGCTTTAAAGGATAAAAGTGTTTCCATGATTGGACTAGTTGGACTAGGAGGCTCAGGAAAAACTACTTTGGCGAAAGAGGTTGGTAAGAAAGCTGAGGAGTTAAAACTTTTTGAGAAGGTTGTCATGGCAACAGTCTCTCAAACTCCAAATATCAAAAGCATCCAAATGCAAATTGCTGATAAGTTGGGTTTGAAATTTGAGGAAAAAACAGAGGAAGGTAGAGCACAAAGACTATCAGAGAGATTAAGGACAGGCACAACTCTACTAATCTTGGATGATGTATGGGAAAAGCTAGAATTTGAGGCTATTGGTATTCCATACAATGAAAACAACAAGGGCTGTGGAGTGATTTTAACCACTCGGAGTAGAGAAGTATGCATTTCCATGCAATGCCAAACAATAATTGAGCTTAATCTCTTAGCTGGCAATGAAGCTTGGGATTTGTTCAAATTGAATGCAAACATAACTGATGACTCACCATATGCATCGAAAGGCGTTGCAACAAAAATTGTAGATGAGTGCAGAGGATTGCCTATTGCAATTGTGACGGTGGGAAGCACACTGAAGGGCAAAACTGTTAAAGAGTGGGAATTAGCATTGTCAAGACTAAAAGATTCTGAACCACTAGATATTCCAAAAGGCTTAAGAAGTCCTTATGGCTGTCTTGGATTGAGTTATGATAATTTGACCAATGAATTAGCCAAGTCCTTGTTCTTGTTGTGTTCTATATTTCCAGAGGATCATGAAATTGATTTGGAAGATTTATTTCGATTTGGAAAGGGAATGGGCCTACCTGGGACTTTTGGAACAATGGAGAAAGCAAGGAGGGAGATGCAGATAGCTGTTAGCATCCTCGTTGATTGTTATTTGTTGTTGCAGGCCAGTGAAAAAGAGAGGGTGAAAATGCATGACATGGTTCGTGATGTAGCCTTGTGGATAGCATCTAAAAGTGGTCAAGCAATTTTGGCAAGTACTGGAATGGATCCAAGAATGTTGATAGAGGATGAAACCATAAAAGAGAAGAGGGCAATATCCTTATGGGATTTGAAAAATGGCCAGCTTCTTGATGATGATCAATTGAATTGTCCATCGCTTGAAATTCTCTTGTTTCATTCTCCCGAGGTTGGCTTTGAAGTATCAAATGCTTGTTTTGAAAggctaaaaatgattaaaatcctGGCATTCTTAAGATTTAACTATACGTGGTGGACGTGGACGACAGATCGCACCTTGTCACTGCCACAATCAATGGAGTCATTACAAAATCTTCATACTCTGTGCTTGAGAGGTTATGAATTAGGTGACATCTCCATTTTGGAAAGCCTACAAGCACTTGAGGTTCTTGACTTGCGTGGTTCTTCTTTCATAGAATTGCCTAATGGAATCGCGTCATTAAAGAAATTGAAGCTTCTGGATTTGTTCAATTGTGTCATTCAGGAAAATAATGCTTACGAGGTTATAGGAAGATGTATGCAGCTGAATGAATTGTATTTGTATATACCTTCATATGCAAATGAGGAATTTCCGCATAATATCTCTTTCTCAAGATTAGAGaggtatgttttaatttttaaaatggacCCCTGGCAGCTGCGGACTGGCATGTTGGAAGAACATAGACCATGTAGAGCTTTATGCATAAATGGTTTTAATGCCTCAGTTCAAAGTTTTATATCATTACCAATCAAGGATTTCTTTCAAAAAGAAGAGTACCTTCATTTGAGGTACCTTAAGGGAGGTTACGAAAATGTAATCCCATCCATGGATCCACAAGGCATGAATCACTTGATTTTCCTAATCCTCGAATATTGTCCAGAGATAAAATGCGTCTTTGATAGTACCAATGTTGATCTGCTGCAAACTGAAGATGCGTTCTCCAGCCTAGTCATTTTAAGCTTGTCTCAATTGGATAACCTTGAAGAAGTGTTTAATGACCCCTCTTCCAGATGTTCTCTCAAAAGTTTAGAAGAGCTAAGCATAGAGAGTTGCAGACAATTGTACAATATTTCCTTTCCCAAGAACTCAAAGCTATGTCATCTCAAGTTCTTGACAATATATAAATGCCCGATGCTAACTTGTATCTTCAAGCCATCCATTGTCCAAACTCTAGAGCTGCTAGAAGTTGTGAGAATATATGGATGCTATGAATTGAAGCAGATAAtagaagaagtggaagaaggGAGTGTTGATTATGTTAGCAGTCAAAGTCATACCTCTTTGATGCTCCCAAAATTAAGGACACTTACTATTCGTGGATGTCGCAGCTTGAAATATATATTCCCTATGTGTTATGCTCATGGGCTAGCAAGTTTGGAAGAACTGGTAATTGACGAATGTAATGAGTTGAAGTATGTATTTGGCAGTGAAAAGGAACATGATCTTACAGTGTACCAGCACCAGAGTCATCCTCAGACTAATATTCACATCAATTTCCTTAATTTGGAAACTCTATGGTTGGATGAGTTGCCGAATTTGGTAGAGATTTGGCCTAAATATTTTGATCCACATTTACCAAATTTGAAAGAGCTACGATGCATTGATTGTCCAAGACTGCCTGACTCTTGGGTGCGTAGGGTGATGATTATTGATTCAGATCTGCAACAAGACTCAACTGCAACG GAGAAGGAATTATTATGCTTGGTTACCACCACATTCAACCAATTATCCAATCAAGTGCTTTCCTCTAAACTTGGACATGTACTCAAATTTAGACAACTTGGATTGACTGGTCTTGGAGTAAAAGGTCTTTTCCAATTCCAAATCAGAGAACATGGGAGCAACAGAGAACTTGCTCCTTTAAACTTGGATCTAACGCGTGCTGAATTGAGGGATCTACCTGAACTCGAGTTCATATGGAAGGGCCCCACAAATTTTCTAAGCCTCCAGATGCTTGAATTGATTGAGGTGAATGGATGTCCAAAATTGAAAACCATCTTCTCCCCTACCATTGTTAGAAGCTTACCAATGCTGGGAAGACTGGAAATAACTGATTGTGAGGAATTGGAGCAAATATTTGATTCAGGTGATGCACAAAGCCTATATACTTGTTCACAACAAGTGTGCTTCCCAAATCTCAGTATTATTTGGGTCGAAAAGTGCAACAAGTTGAAATacctttttcataattttgtggCTGGTCACTTCCACAATCTGATCGAGTTGGAGATAGAAGACTGCTCTGAGTTACAGAAGGTTTTTGCTTTTGAATGTGAAACTGATGACGATGGTCAAGAAGGGATTGTTAAGGATGGAGAAAAAGTACTACTACATAACCTGCTACGTATAAGACTCAGCCGTTTGCCAAACTTCAAAGAGATTCACCATGGATTCAAGTTAAAAGATGATGTTGAAGAATATTTCATAAATGATTGTCCTAAATATTCTCCAAGTTTATATCTACACACAG AAGAGTAA